One window of the Bubalus bubalis isolate 160015118507 breed Murrah chromosome 8, NDDB_SH_1, whole genome shotgun sequence genome contains the following:
- the GSTK1 gene encoding glutathione S-transferase kappa 1 isoform X1, with translation MRPVPRTLELFYDVLSPYSWLAFEVTPGKQLRPGLGETEAEGGVRKERGDLGLVNFLAVPYAVSGKQVLCRYKNIWNISLQLQPTLIGGIMRDSGNQPPAMLPRKAVYLRSDVRLLSQHHQVPIHFPKDFFSVILKKGSLTAMRFLTAVKMEHPELLEKVSRELWMRVWSRDEDITEPPSILAAAEKAGMSMEQAQELLEKVSTPQVKNQLKETTEAACKYGAFGLPVTVAHLHDETHMLFGSDRMELLAHLLGEKWMGPVPPAVNAKL, from the exons ATGCGGCCCGTTCCCCGAACGCTCGAGCTGTTCTACGATGTCCTGTCCCCCTACTCCTGGCTGGCCTTCGAGGTGACGCCGGGGAAGCAGCTTCGCCCGGGGCttggggagacagaggcagagggaggggtcaGGAAAGAGCGCGGGGACCTCGGTCTCGTGAATTTCCTGGCAGTGCCCTACGCGGTTTCGGGCAAGCAG GTCCTGTGCCGATATAAGAATATCTGGAACATCAGCCTGCAGCTGCAGCCGACGTTAATTGGAGGGATCATGAGAGACAGCG GAAACCAGCCGCCAGCTATGCTTCCCCGCAAAGCCGTATACTTGAGAAGTGACGTTAGGCTCCTGAGCCAGCATCACCAGGTTCCCATCCACTTCCCCAAGGATTTCTTCTCTGTGATCCTTAAGAAAG GAAGTTTGACAGCCATGCGCTTCCTCACTGCGGTGAAGATGGAGCACCCGGAGCTACTGGAGAAAGTGTCCAGAGAACTGTGGATGCGCGTCTGGTCACGG GATGAAGACATCACGGAGCCCCCGAGCATCCTGGCT GCTGCAGAGAAGGCTGGCATGTCCATGGAACAAGCCCAGGAACTTCTAGAAAAGGTCTCAACACCACAAGTGAAGAACCAGCTCAAGGAGACCACTGAGGCAGCCTGCAAATATGGT GCTTTTGGGCTGCCCGTCACTGTGGCCCACCTGCATGATGAAACCCACATGCTCTTTGGCTCCGACCGAAT
- the GSTK1 gene encoding glutathione S-transferase kappa 1 isoform X2: protein MRPVPRTLELFYDVLSPYSWLAFEVTPGKQLRPGLGETEAEGGVRKERGDLGLVNFLAVPYAVSGKQVLCRYKNIWNISLQLQPTLIGGIMRDSGNQPPAMLPRKAVYLRSDVRLLSQHHQVPIHFPKDFFSVILKKGSLTAMRFLTAVKMEHPELLEKVSRELWMRVWSRDEDITEPPSILAAAEKAGMSMEQAQELLEKVSTPQVKNQLKETTEAACKYGVSNSVPNPVLRQRILTRFPSS, encoded by the exons ATGCGGCCCGTTCCCCGAACGCTCGAGCTGTTCTACGATGTCCTGTCCCCCTACTCCTGGCTGGCCTTCGAGGTGACGCCGGGGAAGCAGCTTCGCCCGGGGCttggggagacagaggcagagggaggggtcaGGAAAGAGCGCGGGGACCTCGGTCTCGTGAATTTCCTGGCAGTGCCCTACGCGGTTTCGGGCAAGCAG GTCCTGTGCCGATATAAGAATATCTGGAACATCAGCCTGCAGCTGCAGCCGACGTTAATTGGAGGGATCATGAGAGACAGCG GAAACCAGCCGCCAGCTATGCTTCCCCGCAAAGCCGTATACTTGAGAAGTGACGTTAGGCTCCTGAGCCAGCATCACCAGGTTCCCATCCACTTCCCCAAGGATTTCTTCTCTGTGATCCTTAAGAAAG GAAGTTTGACAGCCATGCGCTTCCTCACTGCGGTGAAGATGGAGCACCCGGAGCTACTGGAGAAAGTGTCCAGAGAACTGTGGATGCGCGTCTGGTCACGG GATGAAGACATCACGGAGCCCCCGAGCATCCTGGCT GCTGCAGAGAAGGCTGGCATGTCCATGGAACAAGCCCAGGAACTTCTAGAAAAGGTCTCAACACCACAAGTGAAGAACCAGCTCAAGGAGACCACTGAGGCAGCCTGCAAATATGGTGTGAGCAATTCTGTCCCCAACCCTGTGCTGAGACAGAGAATCTTGACCAGGTTCCCAAGCTCCTGA